The region ACCTCTTCCCATTTGCGAGTCTTAAGTCCGCAGTCGGGGTTTATCCACAGCTGCTCTTTTGGAAGCACTTCAAGTAGCGCCTTGATCTGCTCAACCATCTCGCCAACTTCAGGCACGCGCGGACTGTGGATATCATAAACTCCGGGACCAACCTCTTGTTTATAACCGACCTCTTTAAAAATTTTAAGAAGCTCATTGCCACTTCTTGCAGTCTCTATCGATATCACGTCAGCATCCATCGCCTCGATCGTCTTGATGATGTCGTTAAATTCAGAATAACACATATGAGTGTGAATTTGAGTTCTAGCATCCGCCGAGCTTACCGACAATTTGAAACAATCAACGGCAAATTTCTCATACTCGCCTATATTTTCGGCTCTTAGCGGATAGCCCTCTTTAAATGCAGCCTCATCAACCTGAATGATCTTAATGCCCGCGTTTTGCAAATCCGAAATTTCATCATAGATACAAAGTGCAAGCTGCTTAGCGATCTGGCTACGAGGCTTATCATCACGCACAAACGACCAGTTTAGGATCGTTACAGGTCCTGTTAGCATACCTTTCATTATCTTTTTGGTTTTGCTTTGAGCGTAGCTTATCCACTCGACCGTCATCGGATTTGGCCTGCTTACATCGCCAAATAAAAGTGGCGGCTTTACGCATCTGCTGCCATAGCTTTGAACCCAACCGTTCTCGCTAAAAGCATAGCCTTTAAGCTGTTCGCCGAAATACTCAACCATGTCATTCCTCTCGGGTTCGCCGTGAACCAGCACATCAAGCCCGATCTCTTCTTGAAATTTCACGCACTCATCGATATACGCTTTGATATCGGCTTCATAAACTTCTTTTGTGATAAGTCCTTTTTTATAAGCGTTTCTTACCTGTCTAAGCTCTGATGTTTGAGGAAACGAGCCTATCGTAGTTGTCGGCAAAATTCCGTAATCCAAAGTCTCTTTTTGCACCTTTATACGCTCGTTATACGGCGTATCGCGCTCAAATTTAGTTAAATTTGCAACGCGGCTTGCAACCTCTTTTGAGTGAATCAGCTCGGAATTTGCACGAGTAGCTACGGCTTGTTTGTTTTCAGAGTAAATTTTAGCCTCGCACTCGCTTAAATTTTCGCCGTTTGCAAGCTTGGCGATGATCTTTATCTCATCAAGTTTTTCCACCGCAAAGCTCAGCCAGCTTTTGATTTGAGGATTTAGCTTCTCTTCGTATTTTAGTGTATAAGGCACATGAAGAAGCGAGCAGCTGGTGCCTATGTAAAAGTCTTTTCCGTTTAACGCAGAGGCGATCTCTTTTACAAATTTGACCTTCTCGTCAATGTTGCTTTTCCAGATATTTCTACCGTCAACCACACCGGCAAAAAGCACCTTGTCGCTGTTTGCTATGACGCTAAGCGCGGCTTTGTTTTTATCCGTATGAACAAAGTCAAGTCCGATACCGTAAATTTTAGTTTTAACCAGCTCATTTACCGCTTTTAAAGCATTTTCAAAATACGTCATAAATATGATTTTAACGTTACTTGCCACACCTGCAAACTCATCGTAAATTTTTATAAACCTAGCAAGCTCTTCGTCTTTGTCCGTTACGAAAATCGGCTCGTCAAATTGAACTAAAATTTCATCGTCAAGCTTTGAAATTTCGGCTATCAGCTTTTTGTATTCATTAGCAAGGCTATCAAAATGCTTAAACGCACAACTTCCGTCGGTCGTCTTTGAAAGAGCCAAAAACGTTATAGGTCCGATTAAATTTATCTTGCCCTTAACTCCGTTCGCCTTAGCTTCGTTGTATTCGGCGATGATTTTGCTTGAATTCAGGCTAAATTCACTATCCGAACAAAGCTCAGGCACGATGTAGTGGTAGTTTGTGTTAAACCACTTTGTCATCTCCATAGCAACGCCGCTTTTATTTCCTCTAGCAAGCGCGAAATACTGCTCCAGTCCGCTTAAATTCGCAAATCTCGGCGGAACGCAACCAAAAGTAATGATATTATCAAGCACCAAATCATAAAATGAAAAGTCATTTACGCTGATAGCTGAAATTCCTGCGTTTTTTTGATAATCCCAATGTCTGACTTTAAGCTTTTTTGCGGTATCTTGAAGCGTTGCCTCATCGGTTTTACCCGCCCAAAAATTTTCTAAAACCTTTTTTAATTCTCTTTGCTCGCCTATTCTTGCAAAACCTGTTACAAAACTTTTTATCATAATTTTTCCTTCTAAAATCTAAATTTCAATGTGAAAATTTATAGCTCAAATTTAAGTTATAAAAAACAATGGCCAATGGTTAAAATAAATGTTAAATGTGTGATTTTAGAGGCACATGGGCGGATGACATCCGCTTTTTCTGAGTGAGAAGTGAAATTTGTAGTATTCGTTGCCGTAAATTTTAGCGGCAAATTTCAAAAATTGAGAAGCTCTATTTCTAAAAACGCAGTTGCAATGCAACGGACATCCGCTTAAAAACGTATTAATTCGTATAATTAAAAAAGTGTAATTATTTAAAAAACTCTTCGCAGCTTTGATTTGATCTTTTAATCTAAGCCCGAATTTAAGAAGCCTTAAGCATGGGACATGACATTTTGTAGTCCTTTAAAGTGAATTTGAAGTGGCATTATAAAGATATTTTTATAAAAAATCAAGAGCAAAAGTTGCAAAACAGATAAATTTAAATTTTTTAAAGAAATTTTGGGTATAATCTCGCTCTTACCTAAGCGTAAGAAAAATTTTAAAAGGATTTAGTAATGCCAAAGATGAAATCTGTTCGCGGCGCTGCTAAGCGTTTTAAAGTGGGTAAAAACAAGATTAAAAGAGGCTCAGCATTTAGAAGCCACATTTTAACCAAAAAATCTCGCAACAGAAAAAGAGATTTAAGAAGCCCTCAATACGTTGATAGCACAAATGTCGCAAGCGTTAAATCAATGCTTTGCATGTAATTTAAGTTTTTGACACAAGGTCATTCAAACTCCCCCGATTTTAGGGGCAAGATTCGCTCGGCGAACGCCAATTTGTAAAAAGGATAAATATGGCAAGAGTAAAAACAGGCGTAGTTAGAAGAAGACGCCATAAAAAGGTATTAAAGCTAGCTCGTGGCTTTTACAGCGGAAGACGCAAACACTTTAGAAAAGCTAAAGAGCAGTTAGAAAGAAGTTTAGTTTACGCTTATAGAGACAGACGCGCTAAGAAACGCGATTTCCGCCGTCTTTGGATAGTTAGAATCAACGCTGCTTGCAGACTAAACGATATCAGCTATTCACGCTTCATCAACGGTCTTAAAAAGGCTAACATACAATTAGATAGAAAAATTTTAGCCGATATGGCTATGAATGACCCAAAAGCTTTTGCACAGATTGCTTCTCAAGTAAAGGCTGTTTTAAAATAATTTCAAATTTCTCGCTCAAAAGAGCGAGAAATTCTTTCAATTTCAAAGCTGCACAATCATAATTTAATATTTATAAGCAGTTATCAAAATATAAATTTTCTGTTCCTTAGGTGTAAAATTACAGGCACTCTGCTTATATAATTACAGCAAAGCAAATTTCGTCACTATCGTTGTTTTAAAATGATAAATTAAAGATTTAAACATGAGCAAGTTTTATTTATCCACTATGCGAATTCAATAATCATACTTCGTTAAATCAAGCTGATTTATAAGCGTCTTTAGCATCTTTACATACTCTTCGCCAAGCTCTGAGTAGTTTTGCATAGTTTCAGCCGCACTAAGTCCGCTAAAAAGCCTGCCACTTCTTGCAAATTCCGCACGGGACAACCTAAAATTTTCATATGCAACGTTTGAGTTCAAATTTAGCGCATACATCTGGACAGACTCTTGCAAACTACTAAAAATTCTAATCTTGTGTCGCTTTCCGCGCGCCCTATCAAGCGGCACAAGTCCTACTTCTCCCCAAGTATAATGCCCAAAGATATTGTTTGCCTCTTTTGTAAATCTACTCTCGCCCCAACCGCTCTCGATAGCGGCTTGAGCTATGGCCAGCGAAACGGGAATTTCTCTTATCCGCACCAGATATTCATTAACATTAAAAATATGCTTTATATTATGCTCGCTTGCGATTTTAGCTAGCTGTATATAACTATCCTCATCAAGCTCACGCAGACCCTGCCTCCAAGCTTGAACAACAAAAGCTACGCAAAATTCGCGCTTTGAAGCTATAACACTATTTACATTTACGATAATTGGCCCAATTTCAGCTATAAAAGCTTCCTTTTTCGCTTTGCCTTTTAGAGTATAGTATTCATCGCTAAAGCCGGCATTTAAGCTAGTTACGACAAGCAAAACAAGCCAAATTTTACTCCATAAAATTCGCATCAAAGCAGTGTCTTACCTTGCCCTTAAAAAATATCTTTTCATCTTTAAGCCTCAAACCAAGCTCTTCGCCACTTTTTGGAAAGACGCAAATTTGCTCTTTTAAGCCTAAATTTTTAACTCCTGCGTAAAAGCACGCCGCCATTCCCGTCCCACAAGCGTTTGTTTCAGCCTCTACTCCGCGCTCGTAGGTTCTAACAAACAAATTTTCGCCTTCAATTTTGGCGAAATTTACGTTTGCATTATGATCTTGACGCATTTGACGAGCCAAATCCCGATCGAAGTCATTTAAATTCTCACAAAAACTAACAAGATGAGGAACGCCCGTATCGTAAAAATACCACTCTCGCCCCAACTTACTGAATTTATCGGCTATCTTAAGAGGTTTTGTTAGTTCAACTTCTACTATATCGCCGTTTACGCTACCGCTAACGCTTCCTGCGCCCGTAGATAGAGTTATCTCTTCTGTGTTAGTTAGTTTGTTAGTAACGGCATACAAAAGCGCTGCTCTTGAGCCATTGCCGCACATCGCCGCGTAGCTTCCGTCACTGTTATAAAATTCCCATTTTACGCCGTTTTCAAAAGGAAGTAAAACGATAAGCCCATCAGCCCCCACGCCGTTAAATCTATCGCATAAAATTCTAGCTAACTCGCTTCGATCTTCGCTAACAAAAGTGTGAAATATCACAAAATCATTTCCGCTTGCGTTATACTTCGATACTCTCATACATGCCTTTCAAATTTCTTAAAAACCCATCAACTTGGGCTTGCAAATCCTTTAAATTTCCGCTATTGTCTATAACAAAATCAGCCATTTCACGCTTTTTTTCTATATCCATTTGAAGCTCTATTCGATTTTTAGCCTCCTCATAGCTTAAGCCGTTTCGCTTCACAATGCGATCTATTAAAGTTTTTGCAGGAGCGTAAACAACTACTACATAATTAAATTTCGCCTTGCCAAGACCCTCGAAATAAAGCGGAATATCTACAAAATAAGGCAAATTTTTACTCTCAAGCTTGTTGCAAAGCTCATAAATTTTCGCATCTATTCTTGGATGAAGTAAATTTTCAAGCCATTTAAGCGCACTCTTATCATTAAATACGATTGCGCCAAGCTTTTTTCTATCAATTTTGTCAAAGGACAAAATTTCCTCGCCAAATTTTCTTACAACCTCATCCTTGCAAGCTTCAAGCTCCTCATGAGAAATTT is a window of Campylobacter sp. CCUG 57310 DNA encoding:
- the metE gene encoding 5-methyltetrahydropteroyltriglutamate--homocysteine S-methyltransferase yields the protein MIKSFVTGFARIGEQRELKKVLENFWAGKTDEATLQDTAKKLKVRHWDYQKNAGISAISVNDFSFYDLVLDNIITFGCVPPRFANLSGLEQYFALARGNKSGVAMEMTKWFNTNYHYIVPELCSDSEFSLNSSKIIAEYNEAKANGVKGKINLIGPITFLALSKTTDGSCAFKHFDSLANEYKKLIAEISKLDDEILVQFDEPIFVTDKDEELARFIKIYDEFAGVASNVKIIFMTYFENALKAVNELVKTKIYGIGLDFVHTDKNKAALSVIANSDKVLFAGVVDGRNIWKSNIDEKVKFVKEIASALNGKDFYIGTSCSLLHVPYTLKYEEKLNPQIKSWLSFAVEKLDEIKIIAKLANGENLSECEAKIYSENKQAVATRANSELIHSKEVASRVANLTKFERDTPYNERIKVQKETLDYGILPTTTIGSFPQTSELRQVRNAYKKGLITKEVYEADIKAYIDECVKFQEEIGLDVLVHGEPERNDMVEYFGEQLKGYAFSENGWVQSYGSRCVKPPLLFGDVSRPNPMTVEWISYAQSKTKKIMKGMLTGPVTILNWSFVRDDKPRSQIAKQLALCIYDEISDLQNAGIKIIQVDEAAFKEGYPLRAENIGEYEKFAVDCFKLSVSSADARTQIHTHMCYSEFNDIIKTIEAMDADVISIETARSGNELLKIFKEVGYKQEVGPGVYDIHSPRVPEVGEMVEQIKALLEVLPKEQLWINPDCGLKTRKWEEVKPSLKNMIEAVKIARSL
- the rpmI gene encoding 50S ribosomal protein L35 — translated: MPKMKSVRGAAKRFKVGKNKIKRGSAFRSHILTKKSRNRKRDLRSPQYVDSTNVASVKSMLCM
- the rplT gene encoding 50S ribosomal protein L20; translated protein: MARVKTGVVRRRRHKKVLKLARGFYSGRRKHFRKAKEQLERSLVYAYRDRRAKKRDFRRLWIVRINAACRLNDISYSRFINGLKKANIQLDRKILADMAMNDPKAFAQIASQVKAVLK
- a CDS encoding glucosaminidase domain-containing protein, with the protein product MRILWSKIWLVLLVVTSLNAGFSDEYYTLKGKAKKEAFIAEIGPIIVNVNSVIASKREFCVAFVVQAWRQGLRELDEDSYIQLAKIASEHNIKHIFNVNEYLVRIREIPVSLAIAQAAIESGWGESRFTKEANNIFGHYTWGEVGLVPLDRARGKRHKIRIFSSLQESVQMYALNLNSNVAYENFRLSRAEFARSGRLFSGLSAAETMQNYSELGEEYVKMLKTLINQLDLTKYDY
- the dapF gene encoding diaminopimelate epimerase → MRVSKYNASGNDFVIFHTFVSEDRSELARILCDRFNGVGADGLIVLLPFENGVKWEFYNSDGSYAAMCGNGSRAALLYAVTNKLTNTEEITLSTGAGSVSGSVNGDIVEVELTKPLKIADKFSKLGREWYFYDTGVPHLVSFCENLNDFDRDLARQMRQDHNANVNFAKIEGENLFVRTYERGVEAETNACGTGMAACFYAGVKNLGLKEQICVFPKSGEELGLRLKDEKIFFKGKVRHCFDANFME
- the coaE gene encoding dephospho-CoA kinase (Dephospho-CoA kinase (CoaE) performs the final step in coenzyme A biosynthesis.); its protein translation is MMKFNHAFVVTGTIGSGKSTFLNLLKMYGFEVIDADEISHEELEACKDEVVRKFGEEILSFDKIDRKKLGAIVFNDKSALKWLENLLHPRIDAKIYELCNKLESKNLPYFVDIPLYFEGLGKAKFNYVVVVYAPAKTLIDRIVKRNGLSYEEAKNRIELQMDIEKKREMADFVIDNSGNLKDLQAQVDGFLRNLKGMYESIEV